The Maniola hyperantus chromosome 25, iAphHyp1.2, whole genome shotgun sequence genome segment AAGTCACAGATTTAGGTTTAGGCATCGGTTTCTTCTGTGCCGTTTTATTTGTTTGGCTTTTAGTCATTTGCTCTATTTCTAATCGCCTTTCTAATACTGATTTTGAAGTTGAGGGCTGTTCTGCGGACGAACGTTTATTTTCGATGACTGGTTTAGTCTTTCTTGTAGCTGAATCTAGGCTCGCTCTTTCAAAACTTAGTCGTTTCATTTGTATATTTCCTTGaggttttatttcttctttagTCGATTTACTTTCAAGTTTCTCATTTTTATCTCTTTTCGCTACTTTTTCTTCTACGGAACTTTTATCTTTAGGTGTTACTGGAGTAGATTCTGATTTTGTATACGATGGTCTATAATTTGAATTTCGTTTTATGGTACGCATATTAACAGATTCTGATGACGATGACTGTTCAATACTTTTGGATAAATTGTTGTTGCACGTTACAATTTTACTTTGAACAGTCGAGACTGTAGGAACATTGGTCATTTTAGGTTTAATTGGTACAGGCGGAGCTATCTTTGTTTTCCCAAACTTTTCTGCGCTTTCAACTTTTTCGTCcttatgaatatttttattacttcctATTTGTTGGTTTCTAATACTTGTAGTAACAATACGGGAATTGATACTACTTTTCTCTGAAATATTTGTTGACACGATAACTTTTTTGGATCTGAATGAAGACTCACGTTTGATGCTTTCCACTCTAGTTAGATGTTTATTACCAACTTTATCAGTTTGTTCATTTTGTAAATCGTCACCGTCTTCTTGATCAGAATAAACGGCTGAGTCTCTAAACATATCCGCGTCTGTAATCTGTTCTATCTTTTCAAACGATTTTTCATAAAAGCTCTCATCGGAGTTTTGTTTTTCTATACACTTTTCAGTCACTAGGCTCTGGTGCGTAGTATTTGCCTTATTTTGACTTTCTTGATAAGTACTCTCACTGGATGAAGTAACAAAGGAAGAGTTAGAAAATAGACTATCGGGTCTTAAggcatttttattaataagtacattGACATTTTGAAGTGCGTTCTTTTCATTTTTCAAGGTGGTTGGATCTACGTAATCTGATTGAGCTATTCTAGCGCCTAAATGCTTACTACCTTGCATATAGACTGGCAGTTTGTTTAGGCTCTGATAAGAACTGCAATTTGATTTAGACGGTGATGATGTACTACTTATAGAACTTGATACTATGCTAACACTTTTTTCGTAACTTGGTCGGTACAAAGTGGGTTTTTCGTTAATATTTTCGCAGCTTTGAGACAGAATTTCCAAATGATTCTTCTCTTTCTGACTTTCACTCATTGTAGTGTGTTCACAAACACTTTTACTTAAAGCATCAGTTTGAATAGAATAAACAATAGTTGAGGTGGTAGGACTGTTATCAGTTGACGCGATAATAACTTTGATTTCCGTTTTTGCAATATTATTCTGATTATCTCCTTTAATCTTATTTTGATTGTCGTCTGGCTGTTCGTCACCTATAATACTTCTAAATCGCTGCAGCAAATTTTTAGAGTAACTTCGAGGGTTTAAAGCAGATCTTTTTTCACCGGTAGGACTTTTCAAATCAGATTTTGTAGTTTCAAAACTTTGCTCGTTTGCATTGATTTCGGTATCTTCATTATTTTTAGGTGGTGTACGACTTTTAAATCTACTAAGCACATTCTTTAATGAAAGCACATTGCTTGTtggtttatatattttatgttctGGGTGTATAACATCGACTAGTTTAGTTTTTTCTTCACCGTGTTCAACTGTCAAGGCCTCGCAAGAAGACGTTGTAGAgacatttaaattaatttgagaTGTATTTATTGGATTCTCTTCCTTACTAGTGTCCAAATCTACTTTTTCAAAGTTACTCTTATAACATCTATCTATTTCTTCCTCTAATTCTAATGTCGACTTACTGATATTTTGTGAGTATTCTTCATCTTTTGATTTAGAACTCTTATTGAATTTCAGTATATCTCCTTCGCTCATGTAAGATTCAACATCATCATAGCTTATTTCACTTTGATCGGACGCGATTGTGAACGGTCGATCTACACTCATAACTTTACCATCTCTGTTTAAATAAGTTTTACTATTGCTATTGGGCTTATATTTAAATGTGCTTAAATTATCGTCTTCTTGACCTGCCATAACTACCTGAAAACTTCTCGGCAGAGATCCAGATTTCCTGTCTCTAGAAACGTTAAAGTGTTCTTTTTGTCGGCTCAGCCATATTTCTGGGGTGTTAGGGCTTTGTTGATCCGGACTCATAGGCAAATAGTCCGTGGGTAAAGTAGTAGGGACATCTTTCTTTCGTCGACATACTTCTATTAAATTGTCGTAAATGTTTTCATCATTTGTCGCACGACCTTGATTCTCCATAGCAACATAGTAATCTGCAGCATTTGTAGTTTGGtgaacttttatatttttttctggaGTGTTTACTGGTACATCATATATTCCATCATCCAAATTTTCGCGTCGTTTAACTTCATCAAAAGAAAGATAAACATAGTCTGATTCTGGCCCATCCATTTTCGTTAATTCGGAAGTATTTAATGACGGATTCTGGGGAGACGATAATCTTTTAGGTCGAGAAACATGCGTATTATGTTGTATTAATTTGCTTTTACTGTTTAACTCATGTAAATTACTATCGACTCTGTTTTCTATCCTCAAGGTTTCGTAAATATGATCTTCGTCAGAAGCGTCATCGATTTCACTTTGAACATTTCTTTCTGTGTCATTCTGCTCATTTATTTTCAACTCTATATTTTCTGATAACTGTCTAGTATACTTTGGTTTTAACTTTGTGAGTTCGTTTTTGGCTAAAATTACTGTATCAGGATTTGAGTGGGACTTCAAAAGTCTCTGATGTCTTCTTTGAGCAGTATTTCGCAGCTGTTGTTTCTTTAGAAGCTTTTGGAAATCTCTGTTTTCCAATAACAGTTGCGATATTATTTGTTCTAAAGGCTGTTCAATTTCTTCGCAGATATCTTGCTCTTGTGCTTCTTCTAACTTTTCAATGTCATGTAATTTATCTTCTGTCTCAGTTCCTTCCGATAttactttttgtttatttaagaaCTTAACTTTTTCTAGTTCATTCTTTTTAAATGAATCTGTTTTTTCTATTAACTTTTTGTAGGTTTCTTCATCTATGTCTTCATCTTTACTTATTGAATCTGGAATATCTAAACTTGGTTGGTTCTTGGGCTTAACAAGATTTAGACTATCTGTAGATTCAGATATGTGCAATATATTTTCAGTAGACACATCAGTtgaaaaatctgtataaaatcGTGTGGTAGTATCTGATCCAAGTCGCAATCCTTTAGCTctattctttttaatttttgagatTTTCTTTGGTATATTTTTAGTATTGTACATCTTTATTTCTAAATTCGGTTTCGGACCACTGTTTGTCAATTTCTTTCTACTGTCTAATTCAGGATCAGATATAATAGCTCCATCATTTGATTTAGTTTTCTTAGTGATTTTATTGGAACCACAATTACGGCATTCAAATTCTATCTTTTCACTTCCTTTACTTACTGTTCTTTCACTATCACTGTCTTGGGACTTTTTTGTAATCATTACGGTATTTTGCAGACCAGGTTCAGATTTTCTTCTCCAAGTcccaatttttgataatttagatcGCTGTGGATCGTCTTTAGATTTAGATCTTAAAGTATCAGTTCTATGCTTTTCAACGTTGCATCTGGATCTTCTCATTGTATTTTCTCTACGTAATGTCCCCGTAGCACCTATAACG includes the following:
- the GEFmeso gene encoding uncharacterized protein GEFmeso isoform X1 gives rise to the protein MDGASADSDHSMTWEDFFGSTTDLAPTLIGIYDSLLEPVKSLRPEADRLETAKDARNDPPVQEDIEGNMTEEKDTTVPASPPKDPSKIAGSVKLPLATVNKSSLFTLRTKSDNNGAKEPICDLTSDTVKVQRTFKEVNKEATTFDNLSPNVKRMISGAAETTTLKFQKKSIIIGRSSTRRCNIPLVGATSKISQSGLEILPSVEIYDQPTLKTFSNDSPAKTAPIKPEFKINEEETTYDVPTNNQPTIYDVPNPNKTAFESLSLPFIDQSIELSISTNDREFDTKLPSKDSSPQKPDLKTSTPEASPIKFPKNLNNGTNSLHRKNFGSKTEGSPSKLLKSGPYPEAVASTGNLKMIQEKEVVRLNPAIEVTRPLSMSSIASSSSTSSSGVQNKGGVNSAYLASIESLDDHSDADMTSANGSNNFVNSAGMLKTSVSEDSRTELPRQNAFEEMPGLSQLERVCAEIVQTENVYVEDLRQVVEGYLHVWRRDATFSDEELTELFNNIEDIYAFNRSLCSELNSCRLDATCIARCFVNNTTGFSVYTSYCTGYPKTMERLAMLASRPQSAREFRERQLELRHPLPLASYLLKPVQRILKYHLLLQNVVKQCASCETEYALLKMTGIAHHIDDMKRRHEHAVRVQEIQSLLYGWNGPDLTTYGELCAEGTFRVFGAKAMRHAFLFDKMLLVTKNREDGILAYKSHIMCNNMMLVESIAGAPLSFHVIPWDAPRSQLTLQARSPRHKREWTLLLKRVILENYNAVIPSHARQLVMELGQNKTDDDILAEKSHNLITQASMRKQLSAPEYLEKRKVDRERRKSFENGIRGRLKKVNRKYPMNNSRDYTQECDCAQYSAEKGTDYTCDVCYIDLCSDCETEVTKDKVKDEKCSCQSADNESRERCAECDRALHYIDSGSTEQIERKKSCKCSDFKSSQESVTKEFSGSLNKTRGYHSSDNIVSYTDSKSKEDLSDSSTLANVKSIQKTCLKCSKIKENIAVIGATGTLRRENTMRRSRCNVEKHRTDTLRSKSKDDPQRSKLSKIGTWRRKSEPGLQNTVMITKKSQDSDSERTVSKGSEKIEFECRNCGSNKITKKTKSNDGAIISDPELDSRKKLTNSGPKPNLEIKMYNTKNIPKKISKIKKNRAKGLRLGSDTTTRFYTDFSTDVSTENILHISESTDSLNLVKPKNQPSLDIPDSISKDEDIDEETYKKLIEKTDSFKKNELEKVKFLNKQKVISEGTETEDKLHDIEKLEEAQEQDICEEIEQPLEQIISQLLLENRDFQKLLKKQQLRNTAQRRHQRLLKSHSNPDTVILAKNELTKLKPKYTRQLSENIELKINEQNDTERNVQSEIDDASDEDHIYETLRIENRVDSNLHELNSKSKLIQHNTHVSRPKRLSSPQNPSLNTSELTKMDGPESDYVYLSFDEVKRRENLDDGIYDVPVNTPEKNIKVHQTTNAADYYVAMENQGRATNDENIYDNLIEVCRRKKDVPTTLPTDYLPMSPDQQSPNTPEIWLSRQKEHFNVSRDRKSGSLPRSFQVVMAGQEDDNLSTFKYKPNSNSKTYLNRDGKVMSVDRPFTIASDQSEISYDDVESYMSEGDILKFNKSSKSKDEEYSQNISKSTLELEEEIDRCYKSNFEKVDLDTSKEENPINTSQINLNVSTTSSCEALTVEHGEEKTKLVDVIHPEHKIYKPTSNVLSLKNVLSRFKSRTPPKNNEDTEINANEQSFETTKSDLKSPTGEKRSALNPRSYSKNLLQRFRSIIGDEQPDDNQNKIKGDNQNNIAKTEIKVIIASTDNSPTTSTIVYSIQTDALSKSVCEHTTMSESQKEKNHLEILSQSCENINEKPTLYRPSYEKSVSIVSSSISSTSSPSKSNCSSYQSLNKLPVYMQGSKHLGARIAQSDYVDPTTLKNEKNALQNVNVLINKNALRPDSLFSNSSFVTSSSESTYQESQNKANTTHQSLVTEKCIEKQNSDESFYEKSFEKIEQITDADMFRDSAVYSDQEDGDDLQNEQTDKVGNKHLTRVESIKRESSFRSKKVIVSTNISEKSSINSRIVTTSIRNQQIGSNKNIHKDEKVESAEKFGKTKIAPPVPIKPKMTNVPTVSTVQSKIVTCNNNLSKSIEQSSSSESVNMRTIKRNSNYRPSYTKSESTPVTPKDKSSVEEKVAKRDKNEKLESKSTKEEIKPQGNIQMKRLSFERASLDSATRKTKPVIENKRSSAEQPSTSKSVLERRLEIEQMTKSQTNKTAQKKPMPKPKSVTSKVASFERSVSENSGTEIRNVRSSVLSPGTVRSSVVNRNSDHNSDVNENDPKESWVKQVVNKFQ
- the GEFmeso gene encoding uncharacterized protein GEFmeso isoform X2 translates to MTEEKDTTVPASPPKDPSKIAGSVKLPLATVNKSSLFTLRTKSDNNGAKEPICDLTSDTVKVQRTFKEVNKEATTFDNLSPNVKRMISGAAETTTLKFQKKSIIIGRSSTRRCNIPLVGATSKISQSGLEILPSVEIYDQPTLKTFSNDSPAKTAPIKPEFKINEEETTYDVPTNNQPTIYDVPNPNKTAFESLSLPFIDQSIELSISTNDREFDTKLPSKDSSPQKPDLKTSTPEASPIKFPKNLNNGTNSLHRKNFGSKTEGSPSKLLKSGPYPEAVASTGNLKMIQEKEVVRLNPAIEVTRPLSMSSIASSSSTSSSGVQNKGGVNSAYLASIESLDDHSDADMTSANGSNNFVNSAGMLKTSVSEDSRTELPRQNAFEEMPGLSQLERVCAEIVQTENVYVEDLRQVVEGYLHVWRRDATFSDEELTELFNNIEDIYAFNRSLCSELNSCRLDATCIARCFVNNTTGFSVYTSYCTGYPKTMERLAMLASRPQSAREFRERQLELRHPLPLASYLLKPVQRILKYHLLLQNVVKQCASCETEYALLKMTGIAHHIDDMKRRHEHAVRVQEIQSLLYGWNGPDLTTYGELCAEGTFRVFGAKAMRHAFLFDKMLLVTKNREDGILAYKSHIMCNNMMLVESIAGAPLSFHVIPWDAPRSQLTLQARSPRHKREWTLLLKRVILENYNAVIPSHARQLVMELGQNKTDDDILAEKSHNLITQASMRKQLSAPEYLEKRKVDRERRKSFENGIRGRLKKVNRKYPMNNSRDYTQECDCAQYSAEKGTDYTCDVCYIDLCSDCETEVTKDKVKDEKCSCQSADNESRERCAECDRALHYIDSGSTEQIERKKSCKCSDFKSSQESVTKEFSGSLNKTRGYHSSDNIVSYTDSKSKEDLSDSSTLANVKSIQKTCLKCSKIKENIAVIGATGTLRRENTMRRSRCNVEKHRTDTLRSKSKDDPQRSKLSKIGTWRRKSEPGLQNTVMITKKSQDSDSERTVSKGSEKIEFECRNCGSNKITKKTKSNDGAIISDPELDSRKKLTNSGPKPNLEIKMYNTKNIPKKISKIKKNRAKGLRLGSDTTTRFYTDFSTDVSTENILHISESTDSLNLVKPKNQPSLDIPDSISKDEDIDEETYKKLIEKTDSFKKNELEKVKFLNKQKVISEGTETEDKLHDIEKLEEAQEQDICEEIEQPLEQIISQLLLENRDFQKLLKKQQLRNTAQRRHQRLLKSHSNPDTVILAKNELTKLKPKYTRQLSENIELKINEQNDTERNVQSEIDDASDEDHIYETLRIENRVDSNLHELNSKSKLIQHNTHVSRPKRLSSPQNPSLNTSELTKMDGPESDYVYLSFDEVKRRENLDDGIYDVPVNTPEKNIKVHQTTNAADYYVAMENQGRATNDENIYDNLIEVCRRKKDVPTTLPTDYLPMSPDQQSPNTPEIWLSRQKEHFNVSRDRKSGSLPRSFQVVMAGQEDDNLSTFKYKPNSNSKTYLNRDGKVMSVDRPFTIASDQSEISYDDVESYMSEGDILKFNKSSKSKDEEYSQNISKSTLELEEEIDRCYKSNFEKVDLDTSKEENPINTSQINLNVSTTSSCEALTVEHGEEKTKLVDVIHPEHKIYKPTSNVLSLKNVLSRFKSRTPPKNNEDTEINANEQSFETTKSDLKSPTGEKRSALNPRSYSKNLLQRFRSIIGDEQPDDNQNKIKGDNQNNIAKTEIKVIIASTDNSPTTSTIVYSIQTDALSKSVCEHTTMSESQKEKNHLEILSQSCENINEKPTLYRPSYEKSVSIVSSSISSTSSPSKSNCSSYQSLNKLPVYMQGSKHLGARIAQSDYVDPTTLKNEKNALQNVNVLINKNALRPDSLFSNSSFVTSSSESTYQESQNKANTTHQSLVTEKCIEKQNSDESFYEKSFEKIEQITDADMFRDSAVYSDQEDGDDLQNEQTDKVGNKHLTRVESIKRESSFRSKKVIVSTNISEKSSINSRIVTTSIRNQQIGSNKNIHKDEKVESAEKFGKTKIAPPVPIKPKMTNVPTVSTVQSKIVTCNNNLSKSIEQSSSSESVNMRTIKRNSNYRPSYTKSESTPVTPKDKSSVEEKVAKRDKNEKLESKSTKEEIKPQGNIQMKRLSFERASLDSATRKTKPVIENKRSSAEQPSTSKSVLERRLEIEQMTKSQTNKTAQKKPMPKPKSVTSKVASFERSVSENSGTEIRNVRSSVLSPGTVRSSVVNRNSDHNSDVNENDPKESWVKQVVNKFQ